One window from the genome of Deinococcus arcticus encodes:
- a CDS encoding PAS domain S-box protein: MTQLNEQSAVSRLAALVQGVVWEADPQTQRATFVSPWVETLLGFTPHEWLNAPGLWASRLHPEDRARVLASHAHSLATGEPTSVEYRFLAAGDRTVWVRDLVTPLMEQGQLVALGGVMLDITAERAQQDALAAALTRFEKVFQASPVGIALVSTASGEVQQANAAFRAVVGARLDTVFAPTAHRAQEEQGGLWPVPAQASTLQAALKAGAAVRDVHAQWHRADGEVRDVLLSAEPLDPAAGVALLMVRDVTARLQAEARLRTSERRFRALVQRSSDLLTVISPGGKMRYASPAMQAVLGHDEEEVLGENVLAHMHPDEHEAIRTEFAKAVFGGPGTTSRLTSRFRRRDGEYRWLEWVATNLLDDPDVQGMVMNSRDVTDWVLSEQALKESRRTFEVLFEASPDGVMLVDFAGDMPILHCNEVAARMKGYAPGELIGQSTYVALPNGQALLADAQANEAFRRRVREAGTLRFESEQLRKDGTIFPVEINLALLTLDGREVLLSVERDISERRAAEAALQASQARLLSSEKLAGLGRLTAGLAHEINTPLAATLNELHEATRLVQEYRDSVGHAGVTDDDHREIARELAASVDAAQRNLTRIGDFIRKIRGHTRDTVSQRRTFDAVAGVEDTLTMLAHEARAAKVNLLFERPREGVTLQGEPGRLTQVVTNLVVNAIHACPPGADVTVRFAVREGTRTLEVEDTGSGIPGDVLGRIFEPMFTTKEVGKGTGLGLSIIHDIVTGHFGGDILVDTRLGQGTTFTVTFPEAAEPAGPLAPAEQLGV, from the coding sequence ATGACGCAGCTCAACGAGCAGAGCGCCGTCTCGCGCCTCGCAGCCCTGGTGCAGGGCGTGGTCTGGGAAGCCGATCCGCAGACCCAGCGGGCCACCTTCGTGTCGCCCTGGGTGGAAACGCTGCTGGGCTTTACCCCGCACGAGTGGCTGAATGCCCCGGGGCTGTGGGCCAGCCGCCTGCACCCCGAGGACCGGGCGCGGGTGCTGGCCTCGCATGCCCACAGCCTCGCCACGGGCGAGCCCACCTCGGTGGAATACCGCTTTCTGGCAGCGGGTGACCGCACCGTCTGGGTGCGCGATCTGGTCACGCCGCTGATGGAACAGGGGCAGCTGGTGGCCCTGGGCGGCGTGATGCTGGACATCACCGCCGAGCGCGCGCAGCAAGACGCCCTGGCGGCGGCCCTGACCCGCTTCGAGAAGGTGTTTCAGGCCAGCCCGGTGGGCATTGCCCTGGTCAGCACCGCCAGCGGCGAGGTGCAGCAGGCCAATGCGGCGTTCAGGGCGGTGGTGGGCGCGCGTCTGGACACGGTCTTTGCCCCCACCGCACACCGCGCCCAGGAGGAGCAGGGTGGGCTGTGGCCGGTCCCCGCGCAGGCCAGCACCCTGCAGGCGGCCCTGAAGGCGGGCGCGGCGGTGCGCGACGTGCATGCCCAGTGGCACCGGGCCGACGGCGAGGTGCGGGACGTGCTGCTCTCGGCCGAGCCCCTGGACCCGGCCGCCGGCGTGGCGCTGCTGATGGTGCGCGACGTGACGGCCCGCCTGCAGGCCGAGGCGCGGCTGCGCACCAGTGAGCGGCGGTTCCGGGCCCTGGTGCAGCGCAGCAGCGACCTGCTCACCGTGATCAGCCCGGGCGGCAAGATGCGTTACGCCAGCCCAGCCATGCAGGCGGTGCTGGGCCACGACGAGGAAGAGGTGCTGGGCGAGAACGTGCTGGCTCACATGCACCCGGACGAACACGAGGCCATTCGCACGGAGTTCGCCAAGGCGGTGTTTGGCGGCCCGGGCACGACCTCGCGCCTGACCAGCCGCTTTCGCCGCCGGGACGGTGAGTACCGCTGGCTGGAATGGGTGGCCACCAACCTGCTGGACGACCCGGACGTGCAGGGCATGGTCATGAACTCGCGCGACGTGACCGACTGGGTGCTGTCCGAGCAGGCGCTCAAAGAAAGCCGCCGCACCTTCGAGGTGCTGTTCGAGGCGTCCCCGGACGGCGTGATGCTGGTGGACTTTGCCGGCGACATGCCCATTCTTCACTGCAACGAGGTGGCCGCGCGCATGAAGGGCTACGCGCCCGGAGAACTGATTGGCCAAAGCACCTACGTGGCCCTGCCCAACGGACAGGCGCTGCTGGCCGATGCCCAGGCCAACGAGGCGTTTCGCCGCCGCGTGCGCGAGGCCGGCACCCTGCGCTTTGAATCCGAGCAGCTGCGCAAGGACGGCACCATTTTTCCGGTGGAGATCAATCTGGCACTCCTGACCCTGGACGGCCGCGAGGTGCTGCTGAGTGTGGAGCGCGACATCAGCGAGCGCCGGGCCGCCGAGGCGGCGCTGCAGGCCAGTCAGGCGCGGCTGCTGTCCAGCGAGAAGCTGGCGGGCCTGGGCCGCCTGACCGCCGGGCTGGCCCACGAGATCAACACGCCGCTGGCCGCCACCCTGAACGAGCTGCACGAGGCCACGCGGCTGGTGCAGGAATACCGCGATTCGGTGGGCCACGCTGGGGTCACCGACGACGACCACCGTGAGATTGCGCGCGAACTGGCCGCCAGCGTGGACGCCGCGCAGCGCAACCTGACCCGTATTGGCGACTTTATCCGCAAGATTCGCGGCCATACCCGCGACACCGTGTCGCAGCGCCGCACCTTTGACGCGGTGGCGGGCGTGGAAGATACCCTGACCATGCTGGCCCACGAGGCCCGGGCTGCCAAGGTGAACCTGCTGTTCGAGCGCCCGCGCGAGGGCGTAACCCTGCAGGGCGAGCCCGGCCGCCTGACCCAGGTGGTGACCAATCTGGTGGTAAACGCCATTCATGCCTGCCCCCCCGGCGCCGACGTGACGGTGCGCTTTGCCGTGCGGGAGGGCACCCGCACCCTGGAAGTCGAGGACACCGGCAGCGGCATTCCCGGCGACGTGCTGGGGCGCATCTTCGAGCCCATGTTCACCACCAAGGAGGTGGGCAAGGGCACCGGCCTGGGCCTGTCTATCATTCACGACATCGTGACCGGGCATTTTGGCGGCGACATTCTGGTGGACACCCGCCTGGGGCAGGGCACCACCTTCACCGTCACCTTCCCCGAGGCGGCCGAGCCTGCCGGGCCGCTCGCACCGGCCGAGCAGTTGGGCGTTTAA
- a CDS encoding diguanylate cyclase: MARLSQQQASSGHTVLVVDDDAELRGTVARLLRSCGHTVLTADGGEEALRLVREHDVHLMLLDYFMAGMTGEDVVRELRVRGHGLQVVLQTGYASERPPREMLRDLDIQGYHDKSEGPDKLLVWVDAALKAHRHVQAILASRDGLNHILQAAPQLHRLQSLDELLRGILLQLQGILGFSGACVAVVPGAHADSAHPGSLLAVPSEQAFEVRVATGRFEGRQWHDLGEPERQAVAHAAHCGRPSREPLTTLPLQVGDRNVGVVLVDLAASAAAQADLTLLEVFAAQAAVAIQNVQLFELATTDDLTGLMNRRAWAGRLDEALRLGARHGHPTSVMLIDVDHFKRVNDTYGHLAGDALLRRLGAALREQVRGTDLAARYGGEELAVLLPHTSLEGAQILAERLREHIAALSLDWEGRTVQVTASIGVATDPGGVGAVPGAAALLAQTDAALYAAKAGGRNRVQVAGAPTLAAEHG; this comes from the coding sequence ATGGCCCGTCTGAGCCAGCAGCAGGCCAGCAGTGGCCACACCGTTCTGGTGGTGGACGACGACGCCGAACTGCGCGGCACGGTGGCGCGGCTGCTGCGCAGCTGTGGGCACACCGTGCTGACCGCCGACGGCGGCGAGGAGGCCCTGCGGCTGGTGCGGGAACACGACGTGCACCTGATGCTGCTGGACTACTTCATGGCCGGCATGACGGGCGAGGACGTGGTGCGGGAGCTGCGCGTGCGGGGCCACGGGCTACAGGTGGTGCTGCAAACCGGCTACGCCTCGGAGCGCCCGCCGCGCGAGATGCTGCGCGACCTGGATATTCAGGGCTACCACGACAAATCCGAGGGCCCGGACAAGCTGCTGGTGTGGGTGGACGCCGCCCTCAAGGCCCACCGCCACGTGCAGGCCATTCTGGCGTCGCGTGACGGCCTGAACCACATTCTGCAGGCGGCCCCGCAACTGCACCGCCTGCAGTCGCTGGACGAACTGCTGCGCGGCATTCTGCTGCAGCTGCAGGGCATTCTGGGCTTCTCGGGGGCCTGCGTGGCGGTGGTGCCCGGCGCCCACGCGGACAGTGCCCACCCCGGCAGCCTGCTGGCGGTGCCCAGTGAGCAGGCGTTCGAGGTGCGGGTGGCGACCGGGCGCTTTGAGGGGCGGCAGTGGCACGATCTGGGCGAACCCGAGCGCCAGGCGGTGGCCCACGCCGCGCACTGTGGCCGCCCCAGCCGTGAACCCCTGACCACCCTGCCGCTGCAGGTAGGCGACCGCAACGTGGGCGTGGTGCTGGTGGACCTCGCCGCGTCCGCCGCCGCACAGGCGGACCTGACGCTGCTGGAAGTGTTTGCGGCCCAGGCGGCGGTGGCCATTCAGAACGTGCAGCTGTTCGAACTGGCCACCACCGACGACCTGACGGGCCTGATGAACCGCCGCGCCTGGGCGGGGCGCCTGGACGAGGCGCTGCGGCTGGGGGCCCGGCATGGCCACCCCACCAGCGTGATGCTGATTGACGTGGACCATTTCAAGCGGGTGAACGACACCTATGGCCACCTGGCGGGCGACGCGCTGCTGCGCCGGCTGGGCGCGGCGCTGCGCGAACAGGTGCGCGGCACCGATCTGGCGGCGCGCTACGGCGGCGAGGAACTGGCGGTGCTGCTGCCCCACACCAGCCTGGAGGGCGCCCAGATCCTGGCCGAGCGCCTGCGCGAGCACATCGCCGCGCTGTCGCTGGACTGGGAAGGGCGCACCGTGCAGGTGACCGCCAGCATTGGCGTGGCCACCGACCCAGGGGGCGTGGGGGCCGTGCCGGGCGCTGCCGCGCTGCTGGCCCAGACCGACGCAGCGCTCTATGCCGCCAAGGCAGGCGGGCGCAACCGCGTGCAGGTGGCCGGGGCCCCCACCCTGGCGGCCGAGCACGGCTAG
- the serA gene encoding phosphoglycerate dehydrogenase, translating into MTAPAPAPAQEARPAPLRVLICDEMNPGELQHEGFEIDYEGNMARGETLRRLPKYDALITRSRTRVDRELIDAAGPRLKVIGRGGVGVDNIDLDYASLRGLLILNAPESNNVSAAELAIMHLMAAARGLTRSDRKTRAGTWDRKFLGMELKDKTLGIVGLGRIGSIVADRAQGLRMRVVAYDPYVPESKFERLGVTRAATLDELLEQVDALTVHTPLTEETRGMIGTAELARLRPGAIAVNAARGGIIDEQALVDALGSGHLFAAGVDVFEDEPPAPDHPFLGAPNLGITAHLGANTAEAQERVGAEIVSRVLAALQGDVSKGAVNAPALDAKTLEALGGYLKLGEKLGRILAQLLPGAHDLEVTFRGEFPADPAPVVTSVLVGYLSGHTDETPNMINARALARERGLNIAVREETESPDYQTEVIVQVRSGGGGEKERTRTVGGTVFGRSPRLTRLRDFRVELEPEGHILIASNQDKPGAVAKLSALLGGWGVNIAGMALGRAQKGGQALFTLTLDDGLSPEQLAQVRALDVIDSAYLVRV; encoded by the coding sequence ATGACCGCTCCTGCCCCTGCCCCGGCCCAAGAGGCGCGTCCGGCCCCGCTGCGCGTGCTCATCTGCGACGAGATGAACCCCGGCGAGCTGCAGCACGAGGGCTTCGAGATTGATTACGAGGGCAACATGGCGCGCGGCGAGACCCTGCGCCGCCTGCCGAAGTACGACGCCCTGATCACCCGCAGCCGCACCCGCGTGGACCGCGAACTGATTGACGCGGCGGGCCCGCGCCTGAAGGTGATCGGGCGCGGCGGCGTGGGCGTGGACAACATTGATCTGGACTACGCCAGCCTGCGCGGGCTGCTGATCCTGAACGCGCCCGAGAGCAACAACGTCTCGGCCGCTGAACTGGCGATCATGCACCTGATGGCGGCGGCACGCGGCCTGACCCGCTCGGACCGCAAGACCCGCGCGGGCACCTGGGACCGCAAGTTTCTGGGCATGGAACTGAAGGACAAGACTCTGGGCATTGTGGGGCTGGGCCGCATCGGCTCGATTGTGGCTGACCGCGCCCAGGGCCTGCGCATGCGGGTGGTGGCCTACGACCCCTACGTCCCCGAGAGCAAATTCGAGCGCCTGGGCGTAACGCGCGCCGCCACGCTGGACGAACTGCTGGAGCAGGTGGACGCCCTGACCGTGCACACCCCCCTGACCGAGGAAACGCGCGGCATGATCGGCACCGCAGAGCTGGCGCGCCTGCGCCCCGGCGCCATCGCCGTGAACGCGGCGCGCGGCGGGATTATTGACGAGCAGGCCCTGGTGGACGCGCTGGGGTCCGGCCACCTGTTCGCCGCCGGGGTGGACGTGTTTGAAGACGAGCCCCCGGCCCCCGACCACCCGTTCCTGGGCGCGCCCAATCTGGGCATCACCGCGCACCTGGGCGCCAACACCGCCGAGGCGCAGGAGCGGGTGGGCGCCGAGATCGTCTCGCGCGTGCTGGCGGCCCTGCAGGGTGATGTGAGTAAGGGCGCAGTCAACGCGCCGGCCCTGGACGCCAAGACCCTGGAGGCCCTGGGCGGTTACCTGAAGCTGGGCGAGAAACTGGGGCGCATTCTGGCCCAGCTGCTGCCCGGCGCCCACGACTTAGAGGTGACCTTCCGGGGTGAATTCCCCGCCGACCCCGCCCCGGTGGTGACCAGCGTGCTGGTGGGCTACCTGTCCGGCCACACCGACGAAACGCCGAACATGATCAACGCCCGAGCCCTGGCCCGGGAACGCGGCCTGAATATCGCCGTTCGTGAGGAAACCGAAAGCCCCGACTACCAGACCGAGGTGATTGTGCAGGTTCGGAGCGGTGGCGGCGGCGAGAAGGAGCGCACCCGCACGGTGGGCGGCACGGTCTTTGGCCGCAGCCCCCGCCTGACCCGCCTGCGTGACTTCCGCGTGGAACTGGAACCCGAGGGTCACATCCTGATCGCCAGCAACCAGGACAAGCCGGGCGCCGTGGCCAAGCTCTCGGCGCTGCTGGGCGGTTGGGGCGTGAACATTGCCGGGATGGCCCTGGGCCGCGCGCAGAAGGGCGGGCAGGCCCTCTTTACCCTCACCCTGGACGACGGCCTGAGCCCCGAGCAACTGGCGCAGGTGCGCGCCCTGGATGTGATTGACAGCGCGTATCTGGTGCGGGTGTAG
- a CDS encoding FAD-dependent oxidoreductase, giving the protein MRIVIVGGVAAGMSAASRAQRHNPRAEVVVFERGEVVSYGACGLPYVLGGQVKGFDDLIARTPKQLRARGIGVRLRHDVTGVDAKARTVTVTDRATGRSAAEPYDRLLIATGVSPVRPDWARTPLKGVHVLRDIPDGQALDASLQGARRACIVGGGYIGLELAEALRRRGLSVVLLEQAPEVAGRMLDRPLQQQVRAEVERGGVDVRCGVTVQGLTGQGRVSGVQTDHGQVRADVVVVAVGVRPNVELARAAGARLGRTGAVAVNLRQETSVAGVYAAGDNAEALHRVTRRRVHIPLGLTANRMGRVAGVNMAGGEARFPGVVGTGIFKTFDLGVARTGLTQTEAEALGTKAVSVDVQSTDYAGYHEAARPIHVRLTGERGTGRLLGAQLLAQNHESVKRVDVVAALLHTRGTVQQLFEADLAYAPPFSGVWDVLLVAADRLGRAL; this is encoded by the coding sequence ATGCGCATCGTGATCGTGGGCGGCGTGGCCGCCGGAATGAGTGCGGCCAGCCGCGCGCAGCGTCACAACCCCCGGGCCGAGGTGGTGGTGTTTGAGCGCGGCGAGGTGGTCAGTTACGGCGCGTGTGGCCTGCCTTACGTGCTGGGCGGCCAGGTCAAAGGCTTTGACGACCTGATCGCCCGCACCCCGAAGCAACTGCGCGCCCGGGGCATTGGCGTGCGCCTGCGCCACGACGTGACGGGGGTGGACGCGAAGGCCCGCACGGTCACTGTCACGGACCGCGCGACCGGGCGCAGCGCGGCCGAGCCCTACGACCGCCTCCTGATCGCCACCGGGGTCTCCCCTGTTCGCCCCGACTGGGCCCGGACCCCACTGAAAGGCGTACATGTGCTGCGCGACATTCCAGACGGGCAGGCGCTGGACGCCAGCCTGCAGGGGGCGCGGCGGGCCTGCATCGTGGGCGGCGGCTACATTGGCCTGGAACTGGCCGAGGCCCTGCGGCGCCGGGGCCTGAGCGTGGTGCTGCTGGAACAGGCGCCAGAGGTGGCCGGGCGCATGCTGGACCGGCCCCTGCAGCAGCAGGTGCGCGCCGAGGTGGAGCGCGGCGGCGTGGACGTGCGCTGCGGCGTGACGGTGCAGGGCCTGACCGGCCAGGGCCGCGTGAGTGGCGTGCAGACCGACCACGGGCAGGTGCGCGCCGACGTGGTGGTGGTGGCGGTGGGCGTGCGCCCCAACGTGGAGCTGGCCCGCGCGGCCGGGGCCCGGCTGGGCCGCACGGGCGCCGTGGCAGTGAACCTGCGCCAGGAAACCAGTGTGGCGGGCGTGTACGCCGCTGGCGACAATGCCGAAGCCCTGCACCGCGTCACCCGGCGCCGGGTGCACATTCCCCTGGGCCTGACCGCCAACCGTATGGGCCGGGTGGCCGGGGTGAACATGGCGGGCGGCGAAGCACGCTTTCCCGGCGTGGTGGGCACCGGCATCTTCAAGACCTTCGACCTGGGCGTGGCCCGCACCGGCCTGACCCAGACCGAGGCCGAAGCCCTGGGCACCAAGGCCGTGAGCGTGGACGTGCAAAGCACCGATTACGCCGGCTACCACGAGGCCGCCCGGCCCATCCATGTGCGCCTGACCGGCGAGCGGGGCACCGGCCGCCTGCTGGGCGCGCAGCTGCTGGCCCAGAACCACGAGAGCGTGAAACGGGTGGATGTGGTGGCCGCGCTGCTGCACACGCGGGGCACCGTGCAGCAGCTTTTTGAAGCTGATCTGGCCTATGCCCCGCCCTTCAGTGGGGTGTGGGACGTGCTGCTGGTGGCGGCCGACCGGCTGGGGCGGGCGCTGTGA